A part of Meleagris gallopavo isolate NT-WF06-2002-E0010 breed Aviagen turkey brand Nicholas breeding stock chromosome 28, Turkey_5.1, whole genome shotgun sequence genomic DNA contains:
- the LRRN2 gene encoding leucine-rich repeat neuronal protein 2, which produces MRGFQGSSLLLCVVAAAAIPIVPWKVKCPLQCVCQIRPWYTPRSAYREAATVDCNDLFITAVPEDLPAGTHTLLLQSNNIARLEQSELDYLRNLTELDLSQNSFSNVWDFGLKSMPQLLSLHLEENRLTELPDSSFPGLGSLQELYLNHNQLRRIAPRAFAGLGSLLRLHLNSNLLRMVDSRWFQMLPSLEILMIGGNRVDAILDMNFRPLSNLRSLVLAGMNLREISDYALEGLRSLESLSFYDNKLVTVPKRALQRVPSLKFLDLNKNPLQRVRQSDFTNMLHLKELGLNNMEELVSIDKFALINLPELTKLDVTNNPKLSFIHPNAFHHLPQMETLMLNNNALSALHKQTVESLPNLQEISIHSNPIRCDCVIRWVNSTETHIRFIEPQSTLCAEPPDLKRRHIRDVPFREMTDRCLPLISTQSFPSRLEVMDGDNISLHCRAMAEPDAEIYWVTPSGVKLIPYAHDGRYKVHPEGTLEIMGISAQEAGLYTCVAQNLLGADTKSITVLVNSSFPHSEASLELVVLDIQPYHILLTWKPHLNAVSSNLTWSSFLLSSSLDTTNVARIPLGTHAYNITRLHQDTEYWACLHVAFVDLQAKVACVNARTKEAIRHHRFLGDKQCLLTLLALSILLLATALVARCGFGDEPRRAGDALRDAGAVRVVYPRLAQHWAQGPRNGQLLAVEVQAAPLDS; this is translated from the coding sequence ATGAGAGGTTTCCAGGGCAGCTCGCTGCTGCTCTGCGtagtggctgctgctgccatccccaTCGTACCCTGGAAGGTGAAATGCCCTCTGCAGTGCGTGTGCCAGATCAGACCCTGGTACACCCCGCGCTCTGCGTACCGGGAGGCTGCCACCGTGGACTGCAATGATTTGTTCATCACTGCCGTGCCCGAGGATCTGCCAGCGGGGACGCACACATTGCTTCTGCAAAGCAACAACATCGCCAGGCTGGAGCAGAGCGAGCTGGACTATCTCAGAAACCTCACAGAGCTGGACCTGTCGCAGAACAGCTTCTCTAATGTTTGGGATTTCGGCCTGAAGAGCATGCCGCAGCTCCTCAGCCTGCACCTGGAGGAGAACCGGCTGACCGAGCTGCCCGACAGCAGCTTCCCAGGGTTGGGCAGCCTGCAGGAGCTCTACCTGAACCACAATCAACTGCGCAGGATCGCGCCCCGTGCCTTCGCCGGCCTCGGCAGCCTCCTGCGCCTGCACCTCAACTCCAACCTCCTGCGGATGGTGGACAGCCGCTGGTTCCAGATGCTGCCCAGCCTGGAGATTCTCATGATCGGAGGCAACAGGGTGGATGCTATTTTGGATATGAATTTCAGGCCCCTATCAAACCTTCGCAGCTTGGTGCTGGCTGGGATGAACCTGCGGGAGATCTCGGACTACGCGCTGGAGGGGCTGCGCAGCCTGGAGAGCCTCTCTTTCTATGACAACAAGCTGGTGACCGTCCCCAAACGGGCGCTGCAGCGAGTGCCCAGCCTCAAGTTCCTGGATCTGAACAAAAACCCATTGCAGAGGGTCAGGCAGAGTGACTTCACCAACATGCTGCACCTCAAGGAGCTGGGGCTCAACAACATGGAGGAGCTGGTGTCCATTGACAAGTTCGCCTTGATCAACCTCCCCGAGCTGACCAAGCTGGACGTCACCAACAACCCCAAGCTGTCCTTCATCCACCCCAACGCCTTCCACCACCTTCCCCAAATGGAAACCCTCATGCTCAACAACAACGCCCTAAGTGCCTTGCATAAGCAGACGGTCGAGTCCCTGCCCAACCTGCAGGAGATCAGCATCCACAGCAACCCCATCCGCTGCGACTGCGTCATCCGTTGGGTCAACAGCACCGAGACCCACATCCGCTTCATCGAGCCGCAGTCCACGCTGTGCGCTGAGCCCCCCGACCTCAAAAGGAGGCACATTCGGGACGTCCCCTTCCGAGAGATGACGGATCGGTGTCTGCCTCTCATCTCCACCCAGAGCTTTCCCTCCCGTCTGGAAGTGATGGATGGTGACAACATCTCCTTGCATTGTCGGGCGATGGCGGAGCCGGATGCGGAGATCTACTGGGTCACCCCCTCGGGGGTGAAGTTAATCCCCTATGCACATGATGGACGCTACAAGGTGCACCCCGAAGGGACTCTGGAGATCATGGGGATCTCAGCACAGGAGGCCGGGCTCTACACCTGCGTGGCCCAAAACTTGCTGGGGGCAGACACCAAGAGCATCACCGTGCTGGTCAACAGCTCCTTCCCGCATAGCGAGGCCAGCTTGGAGCTGGTGGTGCTGGACATCCAGCCCTACCACATCCTGCTCACTTGGAAGCCGCACCTCAACGCCGTCTCCTCCAATCTCACCTGGTCCAGCTTCCTGCTCAGCTCCAGCTTGGACACAACCAACGTCGCTCGCATCCCGCTGGGGACCCATGCATACAACATCACCCGGCTCCACCAGGACACGGAGTACTGGGCTTGCCTCCACGTGGCCTTTGTAGACTTGCAGGCCAAGGTGGCATGCGTCAACGCCAGGACTAAAGAGGCCATCCGCCACCACCGCTTCCTCGGGGACAAGCAGTGCCTCCTGACACTGCTGGCCctcagcatcctgctgctggcCACCGCCCTGGTGGCACGCTGCGGTTTTGGGGACGAGCCCAGGAGGGCTGGTGATGCACTACGGGATGCAGGGGCCGTGAGAGTGGTTTACCCCCGTCTTGCCCAGCACTGGGCTCAGGGGCCACGCAAcgggcagctcctggctgtggAGGTGCAGGCGGCACCCCTGGACTCCTGA